Proteins found in one Pempheris klunzingeri isolate RE-2024b chromosome 6, fPemKlu1.hap1, whole genome shotgun sequence genomic segment:
- the LOC139202448 gene encoding allantoinase, mitochondrial, which yields MELGSTVSAVRSKRVLVGDEVHPAVIVIKDGKIHQILPDRDFSGDVACEVLDVGDSVVMPGIVDSHVHVNEPGRTSWEGFWTATRAAAAGGVTTIVDMPLNSIPPTTTLGNFREKLSEATGKCFVDTAFWGGVIPDNQLELRPMIQAGVAGFKCFLIHSGVEEFPHVTDSDLHTAMKQLQGTGSVLLFHAERDVQPATEEDGDPSQYSTFLQSRPDVMEIEAIRTVTELCLQYQVRCHIVHLSSAKPLKLIQEARQAGAPLTVETTHHYLSLCAESIPAGATQFKCCPPIRGSVNREQLWSALKAGHIDMVVSDHSPCTPDLKKLDSGDFTQAWGGISSLQFGLPLFWSSASTRGFQLSDVVRLLSQKTAQLCGLDSHKGSLAPGYDADLVIWDPEREFEIQEESVHHKNKLTPYLGVTLQGVVCATIVRGQLVYREGSFCPEPLGKHLLVPQRKNQAQL from the exons ATGGAGCTCGGATCAACGGTTAGTGCTGTGAGGAGTAAGAGGGTGCTTGTTGGTGACGAAGTCCATCCTGCTGTCATCGTCATAAAGGATGGGAAAATCCATCAAATACTTCCAGACAGGGACTTTTCTGGGGATGTTGCCTGTGAG GTACTGGATGTGGGCGACAGTGTGGTGATGCCAGGCATTGTAGACTCCCATGTTCATGTGAACGAACCGGGACGCACCTCCTGGGAGGGTTTCTGGACCGCCACCAGGGCTGCTGCAGCCGGAGGGGTGACAACGATTGTGGACATGCCGCT aaatagcaTCCCTCCAACTACCACACTTGGTAATTTTCGTGAGAAGCTGTCGGAGGCGACGGGGAAGTGTTTTGTGGACACAGCCTTCTGGGGAGGTGTGATTCCCGACAACCAG CTAGAGCTTCGGCCCATGATCCAGGCTGGAGTGGCCGGCTTCAAGTGTTTCCTCATCCACAGCGGTGTGGAGGAGTTCCCCCATGTGACTGACTCGGACCTCCACACAGCCATGAAGCAGCTGCAAGGCACAGGGAGTGTCCTGCTG TTTCATGCAGAGAGGGATGTTCAGCCTGCaacagaggaggatggag ACCCCAGTCAGTACTCCACCTTTCTGCAGTCCAGGCCAGATGTCATGGAGATAGAGGCTATACGCACCGTCACAGAGCTCTGCCTCCAGTACCA GGTGCGGTGCCATATAGTTCACCTGTCCTCTGCGAAGCCGTTGAAACTGATCCAGGAAGCTCGGCAGGCCGGAGCCCCCTTAACAGTGGAGACTACCCACCACTACCTCAGCCTGTGTGCAGAGAGCATACCTGCAGGGGCCACACAGTTCAAGTGCTGCCCCCCCATCAGAGGATCTGTTAACCGG GAGCAGTTATGGTCTGCACTGAAAGCTGGCCACATTGACATGGTTGTGTCTGATCATTCCCCCTGCACCCCTGATCTGAAGAAACTGGATAGTGGAGACTTCACTCAGGCATGGGGAGGAATTTCTTCCCTACAATTTG GTTTGCCTCTGTTCTGGAGTTCAGCCAGCACGAGAGGCTTTCAGCTGTCTGATGTGGTGAGACTGCTAAGCCAGAAAACAGCCCAGCTGTGTGGTCTGGACAGCCACAAGGGCAGCCTTGCCCCTGGCTACGATGCTGACTTGGTCATATGGGACCCAGAGAGAGAATTTGAA ATACAAGAAGAAAGTGTACATCATAAAAACAAG ctaacCCCTTACCTCGGAGTCACACTACAAGGAGTGGTGTGTGCCACCATTGTCAGGGGGCAGCTGGTGTACAGAGAAGGATCCTTCTGCCCTGAGCCTCTGGGGAAGCATCTCCTCGTCCCTCAGAGGAAAAATCAAGCCCAACTGTGA